A genome region from Arachis duranensis cultivar V14167 chromosome 6, aradu.V14167.gnm2.J7QH, whole genome shotgun sequence includes the following:
- the LOC107495883 gene encoding WUSCHEL-related homeobox 4 has protein sequence MKVHQFTRGLWEHEPSLTLGCKRLRPLAPKLSTSSSSNNNNNNSPSSSSSLASFDLKSFIRPEISKLGSSSSSDDDNNINNNNNIIKRDPPSSSPPGSQVETHPGGTRWNPTQEQIGILEMLYRGGMRTPNAQQIEQITAQLGKYGKIEGKNVFYWFQNHKARERQKQKRNSLGLSHTPRTPAAVAVAAATTTIVSSPTFAASLSFETSRGEVIERDHEDSPYKKCRSWVFEYMEDQSWSSSSSSSKEEEHKTLELFPLHPEGR, from the exons atgaaGGTGCATCAATTCACACGTGGATTATGGGAGCATGAACCTTCTCTCACGCTTGGGTGCAAAAGATTACGCCCTCTTGCTCCTAAGCTTAgtacctcttcttcttctaataataataataataattctccttcttcttcttcttctcttgcttCTTTTGATCTTAAGAGCTTCATTAGACCTGAAATTAGCAAACTTGGATCATCATCCTCTTCTGATGATGAtaacaacatcaacaacaataataatattattaagagGGATCCACCTTCATCATCACCACCAGGGAGCCAG GTGGAAACACATCCAGGAGGAACAAGGTGGAACCCTACACAAGAACAGATAGGGATACTTGAGATGCTTTATAGAGGTGGAATGAGAACACCAAATGCTCAACAAATAGAACAGATCACTGCTCAATTAGGCAAATACGGCAAGATTGAGGGTAAAAATGTCTTTTATTGGTTCCAAAACCACAAAGCACGTGAGAGACAAAAACAGAAGCGTAACAGCCTTGGACTTTCTCATACTCCTAGAACTCCGGCCGCCGTCGCCGTCGCCGCCGCAACCACAACAATAGTGTCTTCACCCACCTTTGCTGCTAGCTTAAGTTTTGAGACCTCAAGG GGAGAAGTAATTGAAAGAGATCATGAAGATAGTCCTTACAAGAAGTGTAGGAGTTGGGTATTTGAGTATATGGAAGATCAAAGttggtcatcatcatcatcatccagcAAAGAGGAGGAACATAAAACCCTAGAGCTTTTCCCATTGCACCCGGAGGGCAGATGA
- the LOC107495753 gene encoding LOW QUALITY PROTEIN: polyadenylate-binding protein 2-like (The sequence of the model RefSeq protein was modified relative to this genomic sequence to represent the inferred CDS: substituted 2 bases at 2 genomic stop codons) encodes MAQIQVQHQSAVSAPPQNGVAAAPSPPLPVGAANGTNQFVTTSLYVGDLDPEVDERHLYDLFNQVGQVVSVRVCSDLTTRRSLGYGYVNYSNPQDAARAIDVLNFTPLNNKPIRIMYSYRDPSIRKSGTGNIFIKNLDKAIDHKALHDTFSSFGHILSCKIATDASGQSKGYGFVQFDTEESAQNAIDKLNGMLINDKQVYVGHFLRKQDRDNALGKTTFNNVYVKNLSESVTDDDLKKIFGEYGTITSAVVMRDAYGRSKCFGFVNFENPEDAAKAVESLNGKKIDDKEWYVGKAQKKSERENELRRRFEQTVKESVDKYQGVNLYLKNLDDTINDEKLRELFSEFGSITSCKVMRDPNGISRGSGFVAFSTPEEASRALTEMNGKMIAGKPLYVALAQRKEERRARLQAQFSQMRPVAMTPSVAPRMPLYPPGAPGLGQQFMYGQGPPAMIPPQAGFGYQQQLVPGMRPGGAPMPLAELNKFFXNKLAVLXNLLFSINLFPQLLPRGRYMRYPPGGRNMQDVPLPGVAGGMLSVPYDIGGLPIRDGVGQPVGIQALATALANAPPEQQRTMLGEALYPLVDQLEHDAAAKVTGMLLEMDQPEVLHLIESPDALKAKVAEAMDVLRNVSQQANTPADQLASLSLNENLVS; translated from the exons ATGGCGCAGATTCAGGTGCAGCACCAGAGCGCGGTTTCGGCTCCACCGCAGAACGGCGTCGCAGCCGCTCCTTCGCCGCCACTGCCGGTGGGTGCTGCGAATGGGACGAACCAGTTTGTTACGACGTCGTTGTACGTCGGGGATCTAGACCCTGAGGTTGACGAGAGGCACCTCTACGATTTGTTCAACCAGGTCGGGCAAGTGGTCTCGGTTCGTGTCTGCAGTGATTTGACCACTCGCCGATCGCTCGGTTACGGTTACGTTAATTACAGTAACCCTCAGGATG CTGCACGAGCAATAGATGTACTGAATTTCACTCCACTGAACAACAAGCCCATTAGGATCATGTATTCTTATCGGGATCCTAGCATTCGCAAGAGTGGGACTGGAAACATTTTTATCAAG AATTTGGATAAAGCAATTGATCACAAAGCTTTACATgatactttttcttcttttggacATATTCTTTCTTGCAAAATAGCGACTGATGCTTCTGGCCAGTCAAAAGGCTATGGTTTTGTTCAATTCGACACCGAGGAGTCTGCACAGAATGCAATCGATAAGTTAAATGGCATGCTGATCAATGATAAGCAGGTCTACGTGGGTCATTTCTTACGTAAGCAAGATAGAGATAATGCTTTGGGTAAGACGACATTCAATAATGTGTATGTGAAAAACCTGTCTGAGTCGGTGACAGATGATGActtgaagaaaatttttggagagTATGGGACGATCACTAGTGCTGTAGTAATGAGAGATGCATATGGTAGATCAAAGTGTTTTGggtttgttaattttgaaaaccCAGAAGATGCTGCCAAAGCTGTTGAGTCACTCAATGGAAAGAAAATTGATGACAAGGAGTGGTATGTTGGAAAAGCCCAGAAAAAATCTGAGCGAGAGAATGAGCTGAGAAGACGGTTTGAGCAAACTGTTAAAGAATCTGTTGATAAATACCAAGGTGTGAACTTGTATCTCAAGAACTTGGATGATACCATCAATGATGAAAAGCTAAGAGAACTCTTCTCTGAGTTTGGTTCAATAACCTCTTGCAAG GTTATGCGCGATCCAAATGGAATCAGTAGAGGATCAGGATTTGTTGCATTTTCAACTCCTGAGGAAGCATCTCGAGCT CTTACGGAGATGAATGGTAAAATGATTGCTGGGAAGCCTCTGTACGTTGCCCTTGCTCAGAGAAAGGAAGAGAGAAGAGCTAGGTTACAG GCACAATTTTCACAAATGAGGCCTGTTGCGATGACACCTTCTGTTGCACCACGGATGCCACTTTATCCTCCTGGTGCTCCTGGTTTAGGGCAGCAATTTATGTACGGGCAAGGACCCCCAGCCATGATTCCCCCACAG GCTGGATTTGGCTACCAGCAGCAACTTGTTCCTGGGATGAGGCCTGGTGGTGCTCCAATGCCTTTAGCTGAACTAAACAAGTTTTTCTAAAACAAGCTTGCTGTTTTATAAAACTTACTTTTCTCTATCAATTTGTTTCCTCAGTTGCTTCCAAGGGGACGCTATATGCGTTACCCTCCTGGGGGTCGCAATATGCAAGATGTTCCACTCCCAGGGGTTGCCGGAGGAATGTTGTCAGTCCCCTATGACATAGGTGGTCTTCCAATCCGCGATGGTGTAGGGCAGCCAGTTGGAATTCAGGCCTTGGCTACTGCTCTTGCAAATGCTCCTCCCGAACAGCAGAGGACT ATGCTTGGTGAAGCTTTGTACCCGCTAGTGGACCAGCTGGAGCATGATGCAGCTGCTAAAGTTACAGGCATGCTATTGGAGATGGATCAGCCAGAGGTATTACACCTGATTGAATCACCAGATGCTCTCAAGGCAAAAGTTGCCGAGGCAATGGATGTGTTGAGAAATGTTTCTCAACAAGCCAACACCCCTGCCGATCAACTCGCCTCACTCTCCTTGAATGAGAATCTTGTctcttag
- the LOC107495754 gene encoding NAC domain-containing protein 76 isoform X1, with translation MEQEEEPQQNEPPHSHSQSRCVTLPPGCRFHPSEELLLSYYLTNKNGTGNWNGNGGLGFDGSDLIRELDFYDYDPFELPDFACFAYGYGGRRRHWYCFTTVRVSRGERWKRKRKVKSGFWLKRGRVSNVNGVGENVVLGTRTRFVFYMGDSAKNGARTDWVLYEYALVDHVMASFVLCRVFSKPRYKNSASDIGLSCCAEESVSAVRHIGIQHDEHVKLDAVEAKVCDDISIDHNNEICAGGNSDNQVKNAHDIDALRCLAAPQGSQQLSIANFYVSNNLKSVVRNGAISVGESFSVSIFFTITFPLFRFARFENSFICYWLRAPFFPC, from the exons atggaacaagaagaagaaccaCAACAAAATGAGCCACctcactctcactctcaatCTCGGTGCGTGACGCTACCTCCCGGTTGCCGGTTCCATCCTTCGGAGGAGCTTCTATTGAGTTACTACCTCACCAACAAAAATGGCACGGGGAACTGGAATGGTAACGGTGGTTTGGGATTCGATGGTTCTGATTTGATTCGGGAGCTGGATTTTTACGATTACGATCCTTTTGAACTTCCGGATTTTGCGTGCTTTGCGTACGGCTACGGCGGGAGGAGGAGGCACTGGTACTGTTTCACCACCGTTAGGGTTTCGAGGGGAGAGAGgtggaagaggaagaggaaggttAAGAGTGGGTTCTGGTTGAAGAGGGGAAGGGTTTCGAATGTTAACGGTGTTGGGGAGAACGTGGTTTTGGGAACGAGGACAAGGTTCGTTTTCTATATGGGTGATTCGGCGAAGAACGGTGCCAGGACGGATTGGGTTTTGTATGAATACGCATTGGTTGATCATGTTATG GCCTCTTTTGTTCTTTGCCGGGTATTTAGTAAGCCTCGTTATAAGAATAGTGCATCAGACATCGGCCTGAGTTGTTGTGCAGAAGAGAGTGTATCAGCAGTGCGCCATATTGGTATTCAGCATGATGAACATGTTAAATTGGATGCCGTTGAAGCTAAAGTATGTGATGATATCTCCATTGACCACAACAATGAAATATGTGCTGGTGGAAACAGCGATAATCAAGTTAAGAATGCACATGACATAGATGCTTTACGATGTTTGGCGGCTCCTCAGGGCAGTCAGCAG CTATCAATTGCAAACTTCTACGTCAGCAATAATCTGAAAAGTGTAGTCAGAAATGGGGCTATCAGTGTCGGGGAGTCATTTAGCGTTTCTATCTTCTTTACAATTACCTTCCCCCTTTTTAGATTTGCTAGATTTGAGAACTCATTCATATGTTATTGGTTGCGTGCCCCTTTTTTTCCCTGCTaa
- the LOC107495754 gene encoding NAC domain-containing protein 71 isoform X3: protein MEQEEEPQQNEPPHSHSQSRCVTLPPGCRFHPSEELLLSYYLTNKNGTGNWNGNGGLGFDGSDLIRELDFYDYDPFELPDFACFAYGYGGRRRHWYCFTTVRVSRGERWKRKRKVKSGFWLKRGRVSNVNGVGENVVLGTRTRFVFYMGDSAKNGARTDWVLYEYALVDHVMASFVLCRVFSKPRYKNSASDIGLSCCAEESVSAVRHIGIQHDEHVKLDAVEAKVCDDISIDHNNEICAGGNSDNQVKNAHDIDALRCLAAPQGSQQERLPLLPSGSTMFIEAISSQQQLLSITEEDFIELNDLT from the exons atggaacaagaagaagaaccaCAACAAAATGAGCCACctcactctcactctcaatCTCGGTGCGTGACGCTACCTCCCGGTTGCCGGTTCCATCCTTCGGAGGAGCTTCTATTGAGTTACTACCTCACCAACAAAAATGGCACGGGGAACTGGAATGGTAACGGTGGTTTGGGATTCGATGGTTCTGATTTGATTCGGGAGCTGGATTTTTACGATTACGATCCTTTTGAACTTCCGGATTTTGCGTGCTTTGCGTACGGCTACGGCGGGAGGAGGAGGCACTGGTACTGTTTCACCACCGTTAGGGTTTCGAGGGGAGAGAGgtggaagaggaagaggaaggttAAGAGTGGGTTCTGGTTGAAGAGGGGAAGGGTTTCGAATGTTAACGGTGTTGGGGAGAACGTGGTTTTGGGAACGAGGACAAGGTTCGTTTTCTATATGGGTGATTCGGCGAAGAACGGTGCCAGGACGGATTGGGTTTTGTATGAATACGCATTGGTTGATCATGTTATG GCCTCTTTTGTTCTTTGCCGGGTATTTAGTAAGCCTCGTTATAAGAATAGTGCATCAGACATCGGCCTGAGTTGTTGTGCAGAAGAGAGTGTATCAGCAGTGCGCCATATTGGTATTCAGCATGATGAACATGTTAAATTGGATGCCGTTGAAGCTAAAGTATGTGATGATATCTCCATTGACCACAACAATGAAATATGTGCTGGTGGAAACAGCGATAATCAAGTTAAGAATGCACATGACATAGATGCTTTACGATGTTTGGCGGCTCCTCAGGGCAGTCAGCAG GAAAGGCTTCCTTTACTCCCCAGCGGTAGTACAATGTTCATTGAAGCAATTTCATCTCAACAACAATTACTTTCCATCACGGAGGAAGACTTCATAGAGTTGAATGATCTTACATGA
- the LOC107495754 gene encoding NAC domain-containing protein 76 isoform X2, translating into MEQEEEPQQNEPPHSHSQSRCVTLPPGCRFHPSEELLLSYYLTNKNGTGNWNGNGGLGFDGSDLIRELDFYDYDPFELPDFACFAYGYGGRRRHWYCFTTVRVSRGERWKRKRKVKSGFWLKRGRVSNVNGVGENVVLGTRTRFVFYMGDSAKNGARTDWVLYEYALVDHVMASFVLCRVFSKPRYKNSASDIGLSCCAEESVSAVRHIGIQHDEHVKLDAVEAKVCDDISIDHNNEICAGGNSDNQVKNAHDIDALRCLAAPQGSQQLSIANFYVSNNLKSVVRNGAISVGESFSVSIFFTITFPLFRFARFENSFI; encoded by the exons atggaacaagaagaagaaccaCAACAAAATGAGCCACctcactctcactctcaatCTCGGTGCGTGACGCTACCTCCCGGTTGCCGGTTCCATCCTTCGGAGGAGCTTCTATTGAGTTACTACCTCACCAACAAAAATGGCACGGGGAACTGGAATGGTAACGGTGGTTTGGGATTCGATGGTTCTGATTTGATTCGGGAGCTGGATTTTTACGATTACGATCCTTTTGAACTTCCGGATTTTGCGTGCTTTGCGTACGGCTACGGCGGGAGGAGGAGGCACTGGTACTGTTTCACCACCGTTAGGGTTTCGAGGGGAGAGAGgtggaagaggaagaggaaggttAAGAGTGGGTTCTGGTTGAAGAGGGGAAGGGTTTCGAATGTTAACGGTGTTGGGGAGAACGTGGTTTTGGGAACGAGGACAAGGTTCGTTTTCTATATGGGTGATTCGGCGAAGAACGGTGCCAGGACGGATTGGGTTTTGTATGAATACGCATTGGTTGATCATGTTATG GCCTCTTTTGTTCTTTGCCGGGTATTTAGTAAGCCTCGTTATAAGAATAGTGCATCAGACATCGGCCTGAGTTGTTGTGCAGAAGAGAGTGTATCAGCAGTGCGCCATATTGGTATTCAGCATGATGAACATGTTAAATTGGATGCCGTTGAAGCTAAAGTATGTGATGATATCTCCATTGACCACAACAATGAAATATGTGCTGGTGGAAACAGCGATAATCAAGTTAAGAATGCACATGACATAGATGCTTTACGATGTTTGGCGGCTCCTCAGGGCAGTCAGCAG CTATCAATTGCAAACTTCTACGTCAGCAATAATCTGAAAAGTGTAGTCAGAAATGGGGCTATCAGTGTCGGGGAGTCATTTAGCGTTTCTATCTTCTTTACAATTACCTTCCCCCTTTTTAGATTTGCTAGATTTGAGAACTCATTCATAT GA